The following are encoded in a window of Syntrophales bacterium genomic DNA:
- a CDS encoding DUF1064 domain-containing protein, producing the protein MKNFHLHKFKAIPTELDGIKFQSKKEAGYYQKLKMFQKLGELVFFLRQVPFDLPGNVKYRVDFQEFWRDGTVHFVDVKGFRTPEYIMKKKMVEALYPVTIEEA; encoded by the coding sequence GTGAAAAACTTTCATCTGCACAAATTTAAAGCAATTCCAACAGAACTTGACGGAATTAAGTTCCAGTCAAAGAAAGAAGCTGGATATTATCAAAAATTGAAGATGTTTCAGAAACTTGGAGAGCTCGTTTTCTTTTTGAGACAAGTCCCATTCGATCTTCCGGGTAATGTGAAATATCGGGTTGATTTTCAAGAGTTTTGGAGAGACGGCACGGTTCATTTTGTAGATGTTAAGGGATTTCGAACCCCTGAATATATAATGAAAAAGAAGATGGTTGAAGCCCTATACCCGGTAACGATTGAGGAAGCATGA
- a CDS encoding DUF551 domain-containing protein, with protein MNWINIKDELPTDQQEVVYYFKPLGVFRGKYKKVENDEFAVGAVFDCFYGDRGYLCDDVTHWMPDREGELPEPPEEGK; from the coding sequence ACATAAAAGATGAACTACCAACAGACCAGCAAGAAGTAGTCTACTATTTCAAACCTCTTGGTGTATTTAGGGGAAAATATAAGAAAGTAGAAAATGATGAATTTGCGGTAGGTGCTGTATTTGATTGTTTTTACGGTGACAGGGGATATCTTTGTGACGACGTAACACACTGGATGCCTGATCGGGAAGGCGAACTACCAGAACCACCGGAGGAGGGTAAGTGA